The Caloramator mitchellensis genome contains a region encoding:
- a CDS encoding respiratory chain complex I subunit 1 family protein — MMAVLRVFLFGFFAIFIGLLFMGIGRKVIARIQLRYGPPFYQAFLDVGKLFARKSITHNFVMDLGMVMALAGLVATMLFIPIGGHTAIKTSSNLIVIMYLMAIGYLGMAMAVAASGNPNATIGVSRALTMMLGYEVPFFTVILGLIIFNGTSSLELIANNQAGGILNWNMIKFPLGFIAAEIALQAMMGEKPFDAMIAPAEIASGPMVELSGKYLGLAFLTHAVSIFVETAIIVNLFLGGASNIFEFVLKQFEIYLITVFIEAVFPRFKIEQAVKFLWTVPMGIALVQLVMIVF, encoded by the coding sequence ATGATGGCTGTTTTAAGAGTATTTTTGTTTGGCTTCTTTGCGATATTCATAGGGCTTTTGTTTATGGGGATTGGACGTAAAGTAATTGCAAGAATTCAATTAAGATATGGACCCCCATTTTATCAGGCGTTTTTAGATGTAGGTAAGTTATTTGCAAGAAAATCGATTACTCACAATTTCGTTATGGACCTTGGAATGGTTATGGCACTTGCTGGATTGGTTGCGACAATGCTCTTTATCCCGATAGGGGGGCATACAGCTATTAAGACTAGTTCTAATTTAATAGTAATTATGTATCTTATGGCTATCGGTTATCTTGGTATGGCAATGGCGGTGGCTGCAAGTGGAAATCCAAATGCAACAATAGGGGTATCACGTGCCCTGACTATGATGCTTGGTTATGAGGTTCCATTCTTTACGGTAATATTAGGCTTGATAATTTTTAATGGAACATCTTCACTTGAGCTAATTGCAAATAATCAGGCGGGAGGAATACTAAATTGGAATATGATAAAATTCCCTCTCGGTTTTATAGCTGCAGAAATTGCACTTCAGGCAATGATGGGAGAAAAACCTTTTGATGCAATGATAGCACCTGCAGAAATAGCTTCAGGTCCGATGGTTGAATTGAGTGGAAAATATTTAGGGCTTGCATTTTTAACTCATGCAGTTTCTATATTTGTTGAAACAGCAATAATAGTTAATTTATTTTTGGGTGGTGCTTCAAATATATTTGAATTTGTGCTTAAACAATTTGAAATATATCTTATAACAGTGTTTATTGAAGCGGTGTTCCCAAGATTTAAGATTGAACAGGCAGTTAAGTTTTTATGGACAGTTCCGATGGGTATAGCGCTTGTTCAGCTTGTGATGATAGTATTCTAG
- a CDS encoding NADH-quinone oxidoreductase subunit C, with translation MKLEKENIIELLNNKGVEVIDLYPTQIAVKVKKDNIINHLVYLKSIGFDHLSFICAVDFIDEGEFELVYHVWSYTHKIHILNKVRIDRNEPKIPTIVDLWEQAQFYEQEVHEFFGIVFEGNKDLSHLFLENWVDIPPLRKDFDTREFSIRLFDAIPNGGDR, from the coding sequence ATGAAGCTTGAAAAAGAAAATATAATAGAACTTTTAAATAACAAGGGGGTAGAGGTCATTGACCTTTACCCAACCCAGATTGCTGTTAAAGTTAAAAAGGATAATATTATTAATCATCTAGTTTATCTAAAATCAATAGGATTTGATCATCTTTCGTTTATTTGTGCGGTTGATTTTATTGATGAAGGCGAATTTGAGTTAGTATATCATGTTTGGTCATATACTCATAAGATTCACATTTTAAATAAGGTAAGAATTGACAGGAATGAACCTAAAATACCTACTATAGTTGATTTGTGGGAACAGGCTCAGTTTTATGAGCAGGAAGTTCATGAATTCTTTGGAATTGTTTTTGAAGGAAATAAAGACTTATCCCATCTTTTCCTTGAAAACTGGGTAGATATACCACCTTTAAGAAAGGATTTTGATACAAGAGAATTCTCTATTAGATTGTTTGATGCTATACCAAATGGAGGTGACAGGTAA
- a CDS encoding NADH-quinone oxidoreductase subunit D — protein MDAPSYSLTKIAEKDKLAVYELFFGPNHPGMHGNFGYVLEMIGTEIVKVRPNAGHLHRGFEKLMEQKLWVQNLALVPRICVVDPDPNEVAYCTAIEKIMGVEIPERAKYIRTITLEMSRLTSFLMGMGALGAALGLYTPMYIMMADRDYLLDLFEWLTGARIYHIFNIPGGVRNDLPQGWIERLNEVLDILEKRLPEYDKLMFENPIIHKRLKGLGYVSKEDALRYGLTGPNLRASGNGFDVRVDDPYAAYPYLDVKVHTQEGGDALTRAVQVRIEYEETIKLIRQALRQMPEGDVRLNLGNLSMLKVPKGEAYAKVESSKGEFGYYVVSDGGTKPYRVGVRGPSLPAGLLLAQKHLPKMKIDDVAAWMGSLAICPPDIDK, from the coding sequence ATGGATGCACCATCATACAGCCTTACGAAAATAGCAGAGAAGGATAAATTAGCAGTTTATGAACTTTTCTTTGGGCCTAATCATCCAGGAATGCACGGAAATTTTGGATATGTTCTTGAGATGATAGGAACAGAAATAGTAAAGGTAAGACCAAATGCCGGGCACCTTCATAGAGGCTTTGAAAAATTAATGGAGCAGAAACTGTGGGTTCAAAATTTAGCTCTTGTTCCAAGAATTTGCGTTGTTGACCCAGACCCCAATGAAGTTGCATACTGCACAGCAATTGAAAAAATAATGGGAGTTGAAATTCCTGAAAGGGCAAAATATATTAGAACTATTACACTTGAAATGAGCAGGTTAACATCCTTCCTAATGGGAATGGGAGCATTAGGCGCAGCACTTGGACTTTATACCCCTATGTATATTATGATGGCGGATAGAGACTATCTACTTGACCTTTTTGAATGGCTTACAGGAGCAAGAATATATCATATATTTAACATCCCTGGAGGAGTAAGAAATGATTTGCCTCAAGGATGGATTGAAAGGTTAAATGAGGTTTTAGATATTCTTGAAAAAAGACTGCCTGAGTATGATAAATTGATGTTTGAAAATCCAATTATTCATAAGAGATTAAAGGGACTTGGTTATGTTTCTAAGGAAGATGCATTAAGATACGGTTTAACTGGACCAAATTTAAGAGCTTCAGGAAACGGCTTTGATGTAAGAGTTGACGACCCATATGCTGCTTATCCATATCTTGATGTAAAGGTTCATACCCAGGAAGGTGGGGACGCACTAACAAGAGCAGTTCAAGTAAGAATTGAATATGAAGAAACAATTAAACTAATAAGACAAGCTTTAAGACAAATGCCTGAGGGCGATGTCAGACTTAATCTTGGTAATCTTTCAATGCTAAAGGTTCCTAAGGGCGAGGCCTATGCTAAGGTAGAATCTTCTAAGGGAGAATTTGGTTATTATGTTGTTTCAGACGGTGGAACAAAGCCCTATAGGGTTGGAGTTAGAGGTCCATCACTTCCCGCAGGACTTTTACTTGCGCAAAAGCATTTACCAAAGATGAAGATTGATGACGTCGCAGCTTGGATGGGTTCCTTAGCAATTTGTCCACCAGATATTGATAAGTAG
- a CDS encoding 4Fe-4S binding protein, translating to MALGDKSVYSPLTTLKNLFKKPLTIKYPKEILRVFPNKDGVSPIYRGLHTNDLNKCVGCAACQRICPFDAIEMKTIGQNEQGRAIKKPVVDYGRCSFCAFCVDVCPTNSLKMSRHFIYKIKTVKTMSAKEEVEYVKEKFKLMPDESLGDDIGYNTGKSKKILG from the coding sequence ATGGCATTAGGAGACAAGAGCGTATATTCTCCATTGACAACCCTTAAAAATTTATTTAAAAAACCTTTGACTATAAAGTATCCAAAGGAAATTTTAAGGGTTTTTCCAAACAAAGATGGAGTTTCACCAATTTATAGAGGACTTCATACAAATGATTTAAATAAATGCGTTGGATGTGCAGCCTGCCAGAGAATATGCCCATTTGATGCAATTGAAATGAAGACAATCGGTCAGAATGAACAGGGAAGAGCAATTAAAAAGCCAGTCGTTGATTATGGAAGATGCAGCTTTTGTGCGTTTTGTGTTGACGTCTGTCCAACAAATTCACTTAAAATGTCAAGACATTTTATATACAAAATAAAGACTGTAAAAACTATGTCAGCAAAGGAAGAAGTTGAATATGTAAAGGAAAAGTTTAAGCTCATGCCAGATGAGAGCCTTGGTGATGACATAGGATATAATACAGGAAAGTCAAAAAAGATTTTAGGATAA